One genomic region from Candidatus Zixiibacteriota bacterium encodes:
- the phrB gene encoding deoxyribodipyrimidine photo-lyase, producing MNINKIDKRRVRSLNQYPLSNGPVVYWMSRDQRVEDNWALLYARELALKLKQPLAVLFCLAPGYLDSTWRQYDFMLAGLKLLEKKLSALNVGFILVSGQPEVEIPRTVKKLKASCLVTDFNPLKINRQWQEKTVKKLAVPAYEVDAHNIVPCRLASDKQEFAARTIRPKIQRRLDDYLTDFYEFRKYPHGFDNVLPGVNWKKAVKSLKIDMSVGPVSDFVPGSTEAHKMLDRFIRTRLDEYDQKRNDPNPEAVSDLSPYLHFGQISAQRVALEILSRSTASNQRDSFLEELIVRRELSDNFCFFNRDYDNYAGFPQWARRTLDQHRDDPREYVYTCDQFENAKTHDELWNAAQLEMVITGKMHGYMRMYWAKKILEWSPSPEKAQQIAIYLNDRYELDGRDPNGYTGVAWSIGGVHDRAYGEREIFGKVRYMSRSGCERKFNVMAYIEKINKLRK from the coding sequence ATGAATATAAATAAGATCGACAAAAGGCGGGTGCGCTCTCTAAATCAATATCCATTATCTAATGGCCCGGTGGTCTACTGGATGAGCCGTGACCAGCGGGTCGAGGATAACTGGGCTCTCTTGTACGCCCGTGAGCTGGCGCTAAAGCTCAAACAACCACTGGCAGTTCTGTTCTGCCTAGCGCCCGGTTACCTCGACTCCACCTGGAGACAATATGACTTCATGCTGGCCGGATTGAAGCTTCTCGAAAAGAAATTGTCGGCCTTGAATGTCGGATTTATTCTCGTTTCAGGTCAGCCGGAGGTCGAAATTCCCCGCACTGTCAAAAAGCTCAAGGCATCCTGCCTCGTGACCGATTTTAATCCGCTCAAGATAAACAGGCAGTGGCAAGAGAAAACCGTCAAAAAGCTGGCTGTACCAGCTTACGAGGTCGATGCCCACAACATTGTGCCCTGTCGGCTTGCCTCGGACAAACAGGAATTTGCGGCACGCACGATCCGTCCCAAGATACAGAGGCGACTCGATGATTACCTTACCGATTTTTACGAATTCAGGAAATATCCCCACGGATTCGATAATGTGTTGCCCGGAGTCAATTGGAAAAAAGCTGTCAAGTCGCTCAAAATCGATATGTCGGTCGGACCGGTTTCAGACTTTGTGCCGGGATCTACGGAAGCTCACAAGATGCTGGACAGGTTCATCCGTACCCGGCTGGATGAGTATGACCAGAAGCGCAATGATCCGAATCCTGAGGCGGTATCAGATCTCTCGCCGTATCTACACTTTGGTCAGATATCGGCCCAGCGGGTAGCCCTGGAGATTTTATCCCGGTCTACCGCCTCGAATCAGCGAGATTCATTTCTGGAAGAATTGATCGTCCGCAGGGAGCTTTCAGACAATTTCTGTTTCTTTAACCGCGATTATGATAATTATGCCGGATTCCCCCAGTGGGCGCGACGAACTCTCGATCAGCACCGCGATGATCCTCGAGAGTACGTTTACACGTGTGACCAATTCGAGAACGCGAAAACCCATGATGAGCTCTGGAATGCGGCGCAACTGGAAATGGTGATCACCGGCAAGATGCACGGTTACATGCGCATGTACTGGGCCAAGAAGATTCTCGAATGGTCGCCCTCACCCGAAAAGGCTCAGCAAATTGCGATCTATTTGAACGACCGCTATGAACTTGACGGCAGGGATCCCAATGGCTACACCGGTGTGGCCTGGTCGATCGGGGGAGTCCACGACCGGGCTTACGGAGAACGCGAAATTTTTGGGAAAGTGCGCTATATGAGCCGGTCCGGATGTGAACGCAAATTCAATGTCATGGCTTATATTGAAAAGATCAATAAACTCAGGAAATAG
- a CDS encoding CDP-paratose 2-epimerase, translating into MKPYILKRKQVVEKPLEEVFEFFSRPENLSRITPPEMGFNIITPTPIDMNRGSLIDYTVKVLGPLAVRWTSLISEYDPPHKFVDVQLRGPYSFWHHTHTFKSIAEGTEITDEVRYLIPMGIIGNLAHALFVRKKLEQIFDFRRHVIGNYFK; encoded by the coding sequence ATGAAGCCGTACATATTGAAGAGAAAACAGGTCGTCGAAAAACCTCTGGAAGAAGTCTTCGAGTTTTTCTCACGGCCGGAAAACCTGTCGAGAATCACACCGCCCGAGATGGGATTCAATATCATCACTCCCACACCGATCGATATGAACCGCGGTAGCTTGATCGATTACACGGTTAAAGTTCTCGGACCCTTGGCTGTGCGCTGGACATCTTTGATCAGTGAATACGACCCTCCACACAAATTCGTGGATGTTCAGCTCAGGGGGCCTTACTCTTTCTGGCACCATACCCATACCTTCAAAAGCATTGCCGAAGGAACCGAAATCACCGATGAGGTCCGCTACCTGATACCAATGGGAATCATCGGTAATTTGGCTCACGCCCTGTTCGTACGAAAGAAGCTGGAGCAAATCTTCGATTTCCGCCGCCATGTGATCGGCAACTATTTTAAGTAG